A single window of Flavobacterium aestivum DNA harbors:
- the traM gene encoding conjugative transposon protein TraM, which produces MKENEKKVSILVDEGGQNKASNHLSDDKKSNRERLKKPLIFVLMGIVFFGCMYLIFKPSSEKKEIEDIGLNDAVPEASDAGMQADKQKAYEQDMLEQKEQEKRKALTTLSDYWNEDTSSDDTTEALADEEGPGSGTRGGTGKTGNPALNSYRNAQSTLSSFYQDNNDQTQELRKQVDELKEKLAEKEVPASVTAADQLALMEKSYQMAAKYLPSTANTNQGSNSNSTSAISASATQKEYFAAFTPARKSTVSSLYREPSDSIFLADWSTKRNRRFYTADSAQQVIQPKNSIKACVQETQTIIGESMVKLRLLEPAKTPNRIIAKGTILTANSKIQAGRLQLKISSIELDGNIIPVDITIYDLDGQQGLSVPYSPEMNALSEMAGHMSQQSGTSLMLTQSAGQQIAAEMGKGVVQGISGYFSKKVRTPKVTLKAGHQLFLVSKK; this is translated from the coding sequence ATGAAGGAAAATGAAAAAAAGGTCAGCATTCTTGTTGACGAAGGCGGGCAAAACAAAGCTTCCAATCATCTGTCCGATGATAAAAAGAGCAATAGGGAAAGGCTTAAAAAGCCACTGATATTCGTTTTAATGGGCATAGTGTTTTTTGGCTGTATGTACCTGATATTTAAGCCGTCTTCAGAGAAAAAGGAAATCGAAGACATCGGATTGAACGATGCCGTTCCAGAGGCGAGCGATGCAGGAATGCAGGCGGACAAACAAAAGGCCTACGAACAGGACATGCTGGAACAGAAAGAGCAGGAAAAACGCAAAGCTCTTACTACACTGTCCGACTATTGGAATGAAGACACTTCATCCGATGATACAACAGAAGCGCTGGCTGATGAAGAAGGCCCAGGAAGTGGAACTAGAGGTGGTACTGGAAAAACTGGCAATCCGGCACTGAACAGCTATCGCAATGCACAAAGCACACTGAGTTCTTTCTATCAGGACAATAATGACCAAACACAGGAGCTCCGTAAACAAGTGGACGAGCTAAAGGAAAAGCTGGCTGAAAAGGAAGTACCTGCCAGTGTAACCGCAGCAGACCAACTGGCACTCATGGAGAAATCCTATCAGATGGCTGCCAAGTATCTTCCTTCAACAGCTAATACCAATCAGGGCTCAAACAGCAACAGTACTAGTGCTATTAGTGCTTCAGCTACACAGAAGGAATATTTTGCTGCATTCACCCCGGCAAGAAAAAGTACTGTATCATCCCTGTACCGTGAACCCAGCGATAGTATCTTTTTGGCAGACTGGAGCACAAAGAGAAACCGCAGGTTTTATACTGCAGATTCGGCGCAGCAAGTGATACAGCCAAAGAACAGTATTAAAGCCTGTGTACAGGAAACACAAACCATTATCGGCGAAAGCATGGTAAAGCTGCGTCTATTGGAGCCTGCTAAAACACCTAACCGTATAATTGCTAAGGGCACAATTCTAACTGCTAATAGTAAGATTCAGGCGGGACGACTTCAATTAAAGATTTCTTCCATAGAACTGGACGGCAATATTATACCTGTTGATATCACCATTTATGACCTTGATGGTCAACAAGGTTTGTCGGTGCCCTATTCACCCGAAATGAATGCCCTTAGTGAAATGGCCGGTCATATGAGTCAACAATCAGGAACAAGCTTAATGCTGACCCAGTCGGCGGGACAGCAAATAGCCGCAGAAATGGGCAAAGGAGTAGTTCAGGGAATTTCGGGTTATTTCTCTAAAAAAGTAAGGACACCCAAAGTTACCTTAAAGGCAGGACATCAACTGTTTCTGGTGTCTAAAAAATAA
- a CDS encoding Pepco domain-containing protein yields MSKIKIITNSTTQLVTPNRGGGEEQSLTNNAIKKVGQAIEVSAETIEEQILGILQVFNSTFDKIETSASKYKIDEFSLSLAISAEGNIGLVSAGAEATIEVKFKKTT; encoded by the coding sequence ATGAGCAAGATTAAAATTATCACTAATTCTACTACTCAATTGGTAACCCCAAATAGAGGTGGTGGAGAAGAACAAAGTTTGACAAACAATGCGATTAAAAAAGTTGGACAAGCAATTGAAGTTAGTGCTGAAACTATTGAAGAGCAAATTTTAGGTATTCTACAAGTGTTCAACTCAACTTTTGACAAAATTGAAACATCTGCAAGCAAATACAAAATTGACGAGTTTTCATTGAGTTTAGCGATTTCAGCTGAAGGAAATATTGGACTTGTTTCAGCAGGTGCAGAGGCTACTATTGAAGTGAAATTTAAGAAAACAACCTAA
- a CDS encoding reverse transcriptase domain-containing protein has protein sequence MRNPERVLNSLMEHSKITSYRFERLYRILFNEEMFYVAYQRIYAKEGNMTEGSDGQTIDNMSLSRIEKLIASLKNESYQPQPSKRIYIPKKNGKVRPLGIPAFDDKLVQEVTRMILEAIYEGYFEYTSHGFRPNRSCHTALAQTQKSFSGAKWFVEGDIKGFFDNISHDILINILEERISDDRFIRLIRKFLNAGYIEDWKFHKTYSGTPQGGVVSPILANIYLDRLDKYMKEYIKNFDKGEKRRPSRARMDFENARKKTVRKLKSVEDESERTILIQRIKAEDKERAMFPSCDEMDTDYKRLKYVRYADDFLIGIIGSKQDAKDVKEDIKNFLDQKLKLELSDEKTLITHTEDSAHFLGYEIFVRKSNAQRRDIAGRLRRTYGKRVYLKVSTEIMRNKLRDYGVLEFRYQNGKEIWKPKCRSGLIFNDDLEILDRYNREIRGFYNYYAIANNCSELHNFRFIMEYSMYKTFAGKYKSSTRKINTKYRTNGKFTVRFTTKSGAVKERYFYDLGFKRKNPMTDAGFDIMPYPIFDAGRTSLIDRLKAEKCEICGATEKLVMHHVRKLKNLEGKKSWERHMIARRRKTVAVCHSCHQKIHNGTLD, from the coding sequence ATGAGAAATCCAGAAAGAGTATTAAACAGTCTAATGGAACACAGTAAGATTACAAGCTACAGGTTTGAAAGACTTTACAGAATTCTGTTCAATGAAGAGATGTTCTATGTTGCCTATCAGCGTATTTATGCAAAAGAAGGTAATATGACAGAGGGTTCAGATGGTCAAACTATAGACAATATGAGTCTTTCTCGCATTGAGAAACTGATAGCTTCATTGAAAAATGAAAGCTATCAGCCCCAGCCATCTAAGAGAATTTACATACCGAAAAAAAACGGTAAAGTGAGACCTCTTGGCATACCTGCTTTCGATGACAAGCTGGTGCAGGAAGTAACAAGGATGATTTTGGAAGCTATCTATGAAGGGTATTTTGAATATACCTCGCATGGCTTTCGTCCCAATCGTAGCTGTCATACCGCACTGGCTCAAACTCAAAAGTCATTCAGCGGAGCTAAATGGTTCGTTGAAGGAGATATAAAAGGATTCTTTGATAATATCAGTCATGATATACTGATAAATATTTTAGAAGAACGTATCTCCGACGACAGATTCATAAGGCTTATCAGAAAATTTCTGAATGCAGGGTATATCGAAGATTGGAAATTTCATAAAACGTACAGCGGAACTCCGCAGGGAGGTGTTGTCAGCCCGATACTGGCAAACATATACCTCGACAGATTAGACAAATACATGAAAGAGTATATCAAAAACTTCGATAAAGGGGAAAAACGCAGACCAAGTAGAGCCCGTATGGACTTTGAAAATGCAAGAAAGAAAACTGTGAGAAAACTAAAGTCGGTAGAAGACGAAAGTGAAAGAACAATTTTAATCCAAAGGATTAAGGCAGAAGATAAGGAACGTGCAATGTTCCCTAGCTGTGATGAAATGGACACAGATTACAAAAGATTGAAATATGTCAGATATGCAGATGATTTCCTAATCGGGATAATTGGCAGTAAGCAAGACGCAAAAGATGTTAAGGAAGATATTAAAAATTTTCTTGACCAAAAGCTCAAACTTGAACTGTCGGATGAGAAAACGCTCATTACCCATACGGAAGATTCAGCACACTTTCTCGGCTACGAAATCTTTGTCAGAAAATCCAATGCACAGAGACGGGATATAGCAGGTCGTTTAAGAAGAACCTATGGAAAACGGGTTTATCTCAAAGTGAGTACAGAAATAATGAGGAACAAATTACGGGACTATGGAGTATTGGAATTCCGATACCAAAATGGGAAGGAAATTTGGAAACCGAAATGCAGATCTGGACTTATATTCAATGACGACCTTGAAATCCTCGACCGATACAATCGGGAAATAAGAGGTTTCTACAATTACTACGCTATTGCTAATAACTGTTCTGAACTACACAACTTCAGATTTATTATGGAATACAGTATGTATAAAACCTTTGCTGGGAAATATAAAAGTTCAACGAGAAAGATAAATACCAAGTATCGTACGAATGGAAAGTTCACAGTAAGGTTCACCACTAAATCTGGAGCAGTGAAGGAACGATACTTTTACGACTTGGGGTTCAAAAGAAAAAACCCGATGACAGATGCAGGCTTTGATATTATGCCCTATCCCATCTTTGATGCAGGTAGGACAAGCCTTATAGACAGGCTCAAAGCTGAGAAATGCGAAATATGTGGAGCTACGGAAAAGCTTGTGATGCATCATGTACGAAAACTCAAAAACCTTGAAGGTAAAAAGAGTTGGGAAAGACACATGATTGCGAGAAGAAGAAAAACCGTAGCGGTATGCCATAGTTGTCATCAGAAAATCCATAACGGAACATTAGATTGA
- a CDS encoding conjugal transfer protein TraO produces MKKYLLTVLFIVISSIMVQAQRMLPKQKGLEINAGTLSRYDSDRNYYLNIGLTINGRNGNYRLWALEYTHQYSTYKELRIPQETYSIEGGYSFYLFGDIRKNISLNAAITGLIGYETINRGNDVLYDGAKILNEENFIYGAGGKLSLETYLSEHFVLLFQARTKVFWGTSLEQLRSSTGVGLRYNF; encoded by the coding sequence ATGAAAAAGTATCTATTAACGGTGCTGTTTATAGTAATAAGCAGCATCATGGTGCAAGCACAGCGAATGCTGCCCAAACAAAAAGGACTGGAAATTAATGCCGGAACCCTATCCCGTTACGATTCCGACAGGAATTATTACCTCAACATAGGGCTGACCATAAATGGCAGAAACGGTAATTACCGATTATGGGCATTGGAATATACCCATCAATATTCAACATACAAAGAGCTGAGAATACCACAGGAAACATACAGTATAGAAGGTGGTTACAGTTTTTATCTGTTCGGAGATATACGAAAAAATATTTCCCTAAATGCAGCCATCACAGGGCTCATTGGTTACGAAACCATAAATCGTGGAAATGACGTCCTCTATGATGGTGCAAAGATTCTAAATGAAGAAAACTTTATCTATGGTGCGGGAGGAAAACTGTCTTTGGAAACTTATTTATCAGAACATTTTGTATTGCTATTTCAGGCAAGGACAAAAGTATTCTGGGGAACATCATTGGAGCAACTTCGATCCTCAACAGGTGTGGGTTTACGATATAATTTTTAA
- a CDS encoding alpha-ketoglutarate-dependent dioxygenase AlkB family protein, with amino-acid sequence MMTLFNDTEIFTCRTGGKKIFDVPDADLLLIDNFFTKEESDQYYNILLHETKWQEYEMPMYDKVVTAPRMVSWYGNTNRSSRKPNLNWPTELLVIRERVENETQMNFNAVLLNLYRNGNDGVSWHSDKTDSSNKNMNIASVTFGETRLFRLRHKFLKHIPQIEIPLHHGTFLLMAGNTNTYWEHQVPKTARDVLPRINLTFRQVSLKQ; translated from the coding sequence ATGATGACACTCTTTAATGACACCGAAATTTTCACATGCAGAACAGGTGGTAAAAAAATATTTGACGTACCTGATGCTGATTTACTATTGATTGACAATTTTTTTACTAAGGAAGAATCTGATCAGTATTATAATATTTTACTTCATGAAACCAAATGGCAAGAGTATGAAATGCCGATGTATGACAAAGTAGTTACAGCTCCCAGAATGGTCTCATGGTATGGCAATACGAATCGAAGTTCCCGAAAACCCAACCTCAACTGGCCTACGGAATTGCTGGTCATAAGGGAAAGGGTAGAAAATGAGACTCAGATGAATTTCAATGCCGTATTACTTAATCTGTATAGAAATGGGAATGACGGAGTATCGTGGCATAGTGATAAAACCGACAGCAGCAATAAAAATATGAATATAGCCTCAGTAACATTTGGAGAAACACGTTTATTTCGCTTGCGTCATAAATTTTTGAAACATATTCCGCAGATAGAAATCCCTTTGCATCATGGGACTTTCTTGTTAATGGCAGGCAATACCAACACGTATTGGGAGCATCAGGTACCTAAAACGGCTAGGGATGTATTGCCAAGGATCAATTTAACTTTTCGTCAGGTCAGTCTCAAGCAATAG
- the traJ gene encoding conjugative transposon protein TraJ has product MEWNNLHEVLRSLYDDMLPLAGDMAAVAKGLAGLGALFYVALKVWQALSRAEPIDMYPLLRPFALGLCIMFFPTIVLGTVNAVLSPIVTGTHAILEDQVLDLNKLQAQKDQLDYEAMVRNPETAYMASDEEFDKKLEELGWSPADIGTMAGLYMDRQEYKIEKAMKDWFRNLLEILFQAAALVIDTIRTFFLIVLSILGPIAFAISVWDGFQSTLNQWFTRYISIYLWLPVSDLFSSMLARIQSLILERDIEMLSDPTFIPDTSNTVYIIFMIIGIIGYFTIPTVTGWIIQAGGAGNFTRNVNQTAMKAGNIAGAGAGSATGNIGGQLLK; this is encoded by the coding sequence ATGGAATGGAATAATCTTCACGAAGTCCTGCGTTCGCTTTATGATGACATGCTACCTCTTGCTGGTGACATGGCTGCAGTGGCTAAAGGTTTGGCGGGACTTGGCGCTTTATTTTATGTCGCATTAAAGGTTTGGCAGGCACTCAGCCGTGCCGAGCCTATTGACATGTATCCTTTGCTGCGTCCATTTGCTTTGGGGTTATGTATTATGTTCTTCCCCACGATTGTCCTAGGAACGGTCAATGCGGTGCTAAGTCCTATAGTAACGGGAACTCATGCCATACTCGAAGACCAGGTGCTTGACCTGAACAAATTGCAAGCTCAGAAAGACCAGCTCGATTACGAAGCTATGGTAAGAAATCCCGAAACCGCCTATATGGCATCCGACGAGGAGTTCGATAAGAAATTGGAGGAATTGGGTTGGTCACCAGCTGATATTGGAACAATGGCAGGACTGTATATGGACAGGCAGGAATATAAGATAGAGAAAGCAATGAAGGACTGGTTTCGCAATTTGTTGGAAATACTCTTTCAGGCGGCGGCACTGGTCATTGATACCATTCGAACATTCTTTCTCATTGTACTGTCCATACTCGGACCAATAGCCTTTGCGATTTCGGTATGGGATGGCTTTCAATCCACACTCAATCAGTGGTTCACAAGGTACATCAGCATCTACCTCTGGCTTCCTGTTTCAGATTTGTTCAGTTCCATGTTGGCAAGAATACAGTCCTTGATATTAGAAAGGGATATCGAAATGCTATCCGATCCGACTTTTATTCCAGATACCTCGAACACTGTGTATATCATTTTTATGATTATCGGTATCATAGGATACTTTACCATTCCAACGGTAACAGGCTGGATTATCCAAGCCGGTGGCGCAGGGAATTTCACCCGTAATGTAAACCAAACGGCAATGAAAGCAGGAAATATTGCCGGAGCTGGAGCTGGTTCGGCGACAGGAAATATCGGTGGTCAACTGCTCAAATAA
- a CDS encoding nitrogen regulatory IIA protein, translated as MDKWFDKQDEHWRALPLHRQHRYTLYFFSGYVLLTVGVICKVWYDTAKSENKMVIKHIENPVLKNKESPVKLQDTLSIILKNEIYEGK; from the coding sequence ATGGACAAGTGGTTTGACAAGCAAGATGAACATTGGAGGGCTTTGCCTTTACACAGACAGCACCGATATACCCTGTATTTTTTTTCAGGGTATGTGCTACTGACGGTAGGGGTAATTTGTAAAGTATGGTACGATACAGCAAAATCTGAGAACAAGATGGTTATAAAGCATATCGAGAACCCTGTGCTGAAAAACAAAGAAAGTCCTGTGAAGTTACAGGACACATTATCAATAATCCTAAAAAATGAAATTTATGAAGGAAAATGA
- a CDS encoding DUF4141 domain-containing protein: MKKIMYLVCTALTLATAPSAKAQFVVTDPANLASGILNSANEIIQTSSTVSNVIKNFKEVEKVYKQGKEYYDKLKAVNNLIKDARKVQQTVLLVGDVSQMYVTNFGKMMNDPNFSPQELAAIANGYSALLGESTELLKELKQIVSATNLSLNDKERMEIIDRVYKEVKDYHSLVRYYTTKNISVSYLRAKKKNDAKRVLDLYGTSNQKYW, from the coding sequence ATGAAAAAGATTATGTATTTGGTGTGTACGGCACTCACGCTTGCCACTGCACCCTCAGCGAAAGCTCAATTTGTAGTTACCGATCCAGCAAATCTGGCTTCAGGCATTCTCAATAGTGCCAATGAAATTATACAAACTTCATCAACGGTATCCAATGTTATTAAAAATTTCAAGGAAGTGGAAAAGGTATATAAACAAGGAAAGGAATACTACGACAAACTCAAAGCCGTAAACAATCTTATAAAAGATGCGCGTAAAGTGCAGCAGACCGTACTACTTGTTGGCGACGTTTCGCAAATGTATGTTACCAATTTCGGTAAGATGATGAACGATCCTAACTTCTCTCCACAAGAATTGGCGGCTATTGCCAATGGTTATTCAGCATTGCTGGGTGAGAGTACGGAGCTGCTGAAAGAATTGAAGCAGATAGTAAGCGCTACTAACCTTTCTCTGAATGACAAAGAACGTATGGAGATTATAGACCGCGTGTATAAAGAGGTTAAAGATTATCATAGTCTTGTTCGCTATTATACCACTAAAAATATCTCGGTCAGCTATCTCAGAGCGAAAAAGAAAAATGATGCCAAGAGAGTCCTTGACCTCTATGGGACGTCTAACCAAAAATACTGGTAG
- a CDS encoding DUF4133 domain-containing protein, whose amino-acid sequence MNNYNINKGIGRAVEFKGLKAQYLFIFAGGLLGTLILIMILYMAGVNSYICLFLGTGGASLIVWQTFSLNRKYGEHGLMKVGAKKRHPHYIVCRKPVHRYLKFTTKSSAV is encoded by the coding sequence ATGAACAATTACAATATCAATAAAGGTATCGGAAGAGCAGTAGAATTTAAGGGTCTCAAAGCACAATACCTGTTCATCTTCGCCGGCGGATTACTTGGAACACTTATCCTAATCATGATACTTTATATGGCCGGGGTTAATTCCTATATCTGCCTGTTTCTCGGAACCGGCGGTGCTTCACTGATAGTATGGCAAACCTTCTCCCTTAATAGAAAGTATGGAGAACACGGACTGATGAAGGTAGGTGCAAAAAAAAGGCATCCTCATTACATCGTCTGCCGCAAGCCTGTACACCGCTACCTCAAATTCACCACTAAATCCAGTGCCGTATGA
- the traN gene encoding conjugative transposon protein TraN yields MKNLFKTFWAYALMIGSVVPCVAQDIVKSPLALGEIAPYQMEVTYDKTSHLIFPTAIRYVDLGSDYLIASKAEEAENVLRIKASVREFEPETNFSVITNDGRFYNFNVCYNSCPQTLSYDLQSMQKAVDKTSGNDVLFEELGNNSPSLAGLILETIYKRDKHIIKHIGAKSFGIQFTLKGIYIHNGKYYFHTEIINYTNVPYQIDFINFKVVDKKLARRTVVQERPMIPLRTYKPLDEIAGKTVEQNVFLLNQFTISDDKVLQIEIFEKNGGRHQTLQVENSDLIRARLIKDMHLKI; encoded by the coding sequence ATGAAAAACCTTTTTAAAACCTTTTGGGCTTATGCCTTGATGATTGGCTCTGTCGTACCATGCGTTGCGCAGGACATTGTAAAGTCGCCGCTTGCTTTGGGCGAGATCGCACCCTATCAAATGGAAGTCACTTACGATAAGACTTCCCATCTGATTTTCCCAACCGCAATCCGTTATGTAGATCTTGGAAGTGATTACTTGATTGCCTCAAAGGCTGAGGAAGCAGAAAATGTGCTTCGTATAAAAGCATCGGTAAGAGAATTTGAACCAGAAACTAATTTTTCCGTGATTACCAACGACGGGCGTTTTTACAATTTCAATGTGTGTTACAATTCCTGTCCACAGACGCTGAGTTATGATCTGCAGTCGATGCAAAAAGCTGTGGACAAGACAAGCGGAAACGATGTGCTTTTTGAGGAACTCGGAAACAACTCACCCTCATTGGCAGGCTTAATATTGGAAACCATTTACAAAAGGGATAAGCATATTATAAAGCATATCGGAGCTAAAAGTTTCGGTATACAGTTTACCCTAAAAGGCATTTATATCCACAATGGGAAGTACTATTTCCACACGGAAATCATCAACTACACCAATGTACCTTACCAAATTGATTTTATCAATTTCAAGGTAGTCGATAAAAAGTTAGCCAGACGTACTGTAGTACAGGAAAGACCAATGATACCACTCCGTACTTACAAGCCGCTAGATGAGATTGCTGGAAAAACAGTCGAACAAAATGTGTTTCTGCTGAATCAGTTTACCATTTCCGATGATAAGGTACTGCAGATTGAGATATTCGAGAAGAACGGTGGCAGGCATCAGACACTTCAGGTGGAAAATTCGGATTTGATAAGAGCCAGACTAATTAAGGATATGCACTTGAAAATATAG
- a CDS encoding TraQ conjugal transfer family protein, which translates to MKSIFNYKNFGYTVHFKYLWLFFAVMLSASLFSSCEKEDLKIQKDFPFEVSVMPIPQAIANGDTVEIRLAIQRTDKYSGTQYFIRYFQYDGLGLLRFGQQHAFVPNNLYSIPAEQFRLYYTSQSFVTQSFTVWVSDTFGNERQVNFQLNSINR; encoded by the coding sequence ATGAAATCAATATTCAATTACAAAAACTTCGGTTATACAGTACATTTTAAATATCTATGGCTATTTTTTGCCGTAATGCTAAGCGCAAGTCTCTTTTCTTCCTGTGAGAAAGAGGATTTGAAAATCCAGAAAGATTTTCCATTTGAAGTTAGTGTAATGCCAATACCACAGGCAATTGCAAATGGTGATACTGTTGAAATAAGACTTGCAATTCAAAGAACTGATAAATATAGCGGTACCCAGTATTTTATCCGTTATTTTCAATATGATGGTCTAGGTCTGCTAAGATTCGGCCAACAGCATGCTTTTGTTCCCAATAATTTATATTCTATACCAGCAGAGCAATTCCGTTTGTATTATACATCACAGTCCTTTGTGACACAGTCTTTCACTGTTTGGGTTTCTGATACTTTTGGCAATGAGAGACAGGTAAACTTTCAGTTAAACAGTATAAATAGATAA
- the traK gene encoding conjugative transposon protein TraK produces MEFKTLRNIENSFRQIRLYAIVFAVLCTAVTGYAVWHSYRFAEQQRQKIYVLDNGKSLMLALAQDASINRPVEAREHVRRFHELFFTLAPDKNAIENNMKRAFNLADKSAFDYYKDLSEKGYFNRIISGNVQQRIEIDSVVCNFDIYPYAVRTYAKQFIIRSSNVTRRNLVTSCFLVNSVRSDNNPQGFNIEKFAVVENKDIEVIER; encoded by the coding sequence ATGGAATTTAAAACGCTAAGAAATATAGAAAACAGTTTCAGGCAAATCAGATTGTATGCTATTGTGTTTGCTGTACTCTGCACAGCGGTCACAGGATATGCCGTATGGCATTCCTACCGCTTTGCGGAACAGCAAAGGCAGAAAATCTATGTCCTGGACAATGGCAAATCATTGATGCTGGCACTCGCACAGGATGCCTCCATCAACCGTCCTGTAGAAGCTCGTGAACACGTAAGACGTTTCCACGAACTGTTCTTTACGCTCGCTCCCGATAAGAACGCCATTGAAAATAATATGAAGCGCGCATTCAATCTAGCCGATAAAAGCGCCTTCGATTATTACAAGGACCTTTCGGAAAAAGGGTATTTCAACCGCATCATATCGGGCAATGTGCAACAGCGTATTGAAATAGATAGTGTGGTCTGCAACTTCGATATCTATCCCTATGCTGTACGCACCTATGCTAAACAGTTCATCATCCGTTCCAGCAACGTAACAAGACGTAATCTGGTTACGTCTTGCTTTCTGGTAAACTCCGTTCGTTCGGACAATAACCCACAAGGTTTCAATATTGAAAAATTCGCTGTGGTTGAGAACAAGGACATTGAAGTCATTGAACGCTAG
- a CDS encoding DUF4134 domain-containing protein — MEKLTKKRGLSGLLLLSACAALAQGNGTAGINEATQMVTSYFDPATQLIYAIGAVVGLIGGVKVYNKFSSGDPDTSKTAASWFGACIFLIVAATILRSFFL; from the coding sequence ATGGAGAAACTAACAAAAAAAAGAGGATTATCAGGTCTTCTGCTTCTGTCAGCTTGTGCAGCACTTGCTCAAGGCAACGGCACTGCGGGTATCAATGAAGCGACCCAGATGGTAACATCCTATTTCGATCCGGCCACACAGCTCATCTACGCCATTGGAGCCGTGGTTGGCCTTATTGGCGGTGTTAAAGTGTACAACAAATTCAGCAGCGGAGATCCCGATACCAGTAAGACCGCCGCAAGTTGGTTTGGAGCCTGTATCTTCCTGATTGTAGCAGCTACCATTCTGCGTTCCTTCTTCCTTTAA